The Fragaria vesca subsp. vesca linkage group LG2, FraVesHawaii_1.0, whole genome shotgun sequence genome includes a window with the following:
- the LOC101295183 gene encoding histone acetyltransferase GCN5-like, which yields MDTHSSHLAVSNRSRSSQSPSPSHSASASATSSIHKRKLASEDHAPPFPPSSFSADTRDGALTSNDDLESISARCGGADSDSDDESEALGDDDEDFDHDSSMRNFTAARLDNSGGSAAASARNSKLKTENLTVKIENSDGGVKDGGGNAGTGAVGPTSSVPGIMVKEDATKIFTENIQTSGAYSAREELLKREEEAGRLKFATLSNDGVDEHMIWLVGLKNIFARQLPNMPKEYIVRLVMDRSHKSVMVIRRNHVVGGITYRPYVSQRFGEIAFCAITADEQVKGYGTRLMNHLKQHARDVDGLTHFLTYADNNAVGYFIKQGFTKEIYLEKDRWHGYIKDYDGGILMECKIDPKLPYTDLSTMIRRQRQAIDEKIRELSNCHIVYPGIDFQKKEAGIPKKLIKVEDIPGLREAGWTPDQWGHSRFGALTASTENAKKHLTAFMRALLKSMHDHVDAWPFKEPVDARDVPDYYDIIKDPMDLKTMSKRVESEQYYVTFEMFVADAKRMFANACTYNSPDTIYYKCARRLASHFESKVQSGLQAGAKIQ from the exons ATGGACACGCACTCTTCTCACCTCGCCGTGTCCAACCGTTCCCGGAGCTCACAGTCCCCTTCGCCGTCCCACTCGGCCTCCGCCTCCGCCACCTCCTCCATCCACAAGCGCAAGCTCGCGTCTGAGGACCACGCGCCTCCCTTCCCTCCCTCCTCCTTCTCCGCAGACACTCGCGACGGCGCCCTCACCTCCAACGACGACCTCGAGAGCATCTCCGCCCGCTGCGGCGGCGCCGACTCCGACTCCGACGATGAGTCCGAGGCCCTGGGCGACGACGACGAGGACTTCGACCACGACTCCTCCATGCGAAACTTCACCGCGGCGCGCCTCGACAACAGCGGCGGTTCCGCCGCGGCCTCGGCGCGCAATTCGAAGCTCAAGACGGAGAATTTGACCGTTAAGATTGAGAATTCGGATGGTGGAGTTAAGGACGGCGGCGGGAATGCCGGGACCGGCGCGGTGGGGCCTACTTCGTCGGTGCCGGGAATAATGGTGAAGGAGGACGCAACTAAAATATTCACAGAGAATATACAAACCAGTGGAGCTTATAGCGCTAGAGAAGAGCTATTGAAAAGAGAG GAGGAAGCGGGGAGGCTCAAGTTTGCAACGCTTTCGAATGATGGTGTAGATGAGCATATGATCTG GTTGGTAGGATTGAAGAACATATTTGCCAGGCAACTACCAAACATGCCCAAGGAGTACATTGTTCGACTGGTTATGGATAG GAGCCATAAGTCGGTTATGGTTATCAGACGTAATCATGTTGTTGGTGGCATAACTTATCGACCATATGTCAG CCAAAGGTTCGGAGAGATAGCTTTTTGCGCAATCACAGCTGATGAACAAGTAAAAGGTTATGGCACCAGACTTATGAATCACTTAAAACAGCATGCACGGGATGTTGATGGGCTAACCCATTTCCTGACATATGCTGACAATAATGCTGTTGGCTATTTTATTAAACAG GGTTTTACGAAAGAGATCTACTTGGAGAAGGACAGATGGCATGG CTATATAAAGGATTATGATGGAGGAATCCTAATGGAATGCAAAATAGACCCAAAACTTCCATATACTGATTTATCAACTATGATTCGTCGTCAAAGGCAG GCAATTGATGAAAAGATAAGAGAGCTCTCAAATTGTCATATTGTTTATCCTGGCATTGATTTCCAAAAG AAAGAAGCTGGTATTCCTAAAAAGCTCATCAAGGTCGAGGACATCCCTGGCTTAA GGGAGGCCGGGTGGACCCCTGATCAATGGGGCCATTCACGTTTTGGAGCATTGACAGCTTCCACAGAGAATGCCAAAAAGCATTTGACTGCTTTCATGCGTGCACTTCTAAAG TCTATGCATGACCATGTTGATGCGTGGCCATTCAAGGAACCAGTCGATGCACGTGATGTTCCTGATTATTATGACATTATCAAAGATCCTATGG ATCTAAAGACAATGTCAAAGAGGGTAGAGTCAGAGCAGTATTATGTAACATTTGAGATGTTTGTTGCGGATGCCAAGAGGATGTTCGCAAATGCATGCACTTATAATTCTCCTGATACTATTTATTACAAGTGTGCAAGAAG GCTGGCATCTCACTTTGAAAGCAAAGTGCAATCAGGTCTCCAAGCTGGTGCCAAAATACAGTAG
- the LOC101297199 gene encoding light-inducible protein CPRF2-like has protein sequence MHSAFPADEISDISDTFWASSPSLPMNRSASEWAFEQFLEEVVSPPPPPPPPPPAASAHSSTSKREEVDEEVVEIKKPDRLQQQHLNCPPPPPSDPPSTAQINSDQYRELLKSKLNLACAAVALTRASSLKPVDSDNVAQTQSVAPQPSQLTTGLHKKGAGLPQSEADTSPLGIPALPAIQKKAQTTSGSSKDDSDDDDLEGDIEITENMDPADVKRARRMLSNRESARRSRRRKQAQMTDLETQAGQLRVENSALLKQLTDVNHKYDNSVVDRRILEANIETLRAKVKMAEESVKRKTGINPLLLAMSNVVPRASMASIGNPMDASANSSVPMQPTSNHLFHPVAPNINTPPHHQRLDTTFPGNHSIPLVGNQQRGSNTTEVPSVQHTASIDHMHQQQLLPGANPCEALPGWNPQIPHQVPKNK, from the exons ATGCATTCGGCTTTTCCGGCCGACGAAATCTCCGACATCTCCGACACCTTCTGGGCCTCCTCGCCGTCTCTCCCCATGAATCGGAGCGCCTCCGAGTGGGCCTTCGAGCAGTTTCTCGAGGAAGTCGTCTCCCCTCCTCCGCCGCCACCTCCACCGCCGCCCGCCGCCTCCGCCCACTCCTCGACGTCGAAGCGCGAGGAGGTCGATGAGGAGGTCGTCGAGATCAAGAAGCCCGATCGTCTTCAGCAGCAGCATCTCAATTGTCCGCCTCCGCCGCCGTCGGATCCGCCGTCCACGGCGCAGATTAACTCGGATCAGTACCGCGAGCTGCTCAAGAGCAAGCTCAATCTCGCGTGTGCTGCAGTCGCCCTCACTCGG GCTTCGTCTTTGAAGCCTGTGGATTCTGATAATGTAGCGCAGACTCAATCTGTAGCGCCACAGCCTTCGCAATTGACCACTGGGCTTCATAAGAAAG GTGCTGGTTTGCCGCAAAGTGAGGCTGATACTAGCCCGCTTGGCATTCCAGCATTACCTGCTATTCAGAAGAAAGCTCAAACAACTAGTGGATCATCGAAAGATGACTCGGATGATGATGACCTGGAAGGGGACATTGAAATTACTGAGAATATGGATCCTGCTGATGTGAAGCGCGCAAGGAG GATGCTGTCGAATCGAGAGTCAGCTAGACGCTCTAGAAGAAGAAAACAAGCACAAATGACTGATCTTGAGACCCAG GCTGGCCAACTAAGAGTTGAAAACTCTGCACTCTTAAAGCAACTCACTGACGTGAATCACAAATATGATAATTCAGTTGTTGACAGACGAATATTAGAAGCCAATATTGAGACATTAAGAGCAAAG GTGAAAATGGCAGAAGAATCGGTTAAGAGGAAGACAGGGATCAACCCACTTCTTCTAGCCATGTCTAATGTAGTACCTAGAGCAAGCATGGCATCAATAGGCAATCCAATGGATGCATCCGCCAATTCTTCTGTGCCGATGCAACCAACCTCCAATCATCTCTTTCATCCAGTGGCTCCTAATATCAACACTCCACCACATCATCAGAGATTAGATACCACCTTCCCTGGAAACCACTCAATTCCTCTGGTTGGAAACCAACAGAGGGGCAGCAACACAACTGAAGTACCTTCAGTTCAGCACACAGCTAGCATAGATCACATGCACCAGCAGCAACTCCTGCCAGGAGCAAATCCGTGTGAAGCATTGCCGGGTTGGAACCCTCAGATTCCCCATCAAGTACCCAAGAATAAGTAG